The genomic DNA GAGGCGGAATGCGTCTGAAGCGTATTTCCAAGGCAGTGGCCGCCGGCGCGGCACTCGGGCTGATGCTGAGCGCGTGTGCGCCAGCGGATGAGGGCGGCGAGGCCGGCCAGGGCGGCGGAGAGACCGCGCAGGTCGAGTCGATCGCGACGACCGTTGGTCCGAACGAGTTCATTAGCTACAACGGCTTTACCCCCGAGACGTACAGCACCTACAACTCGGCGATCGTCGATCGCCTCAAGGTCGGCTTCTCGTACTTCGATGGCGAGGGCGTCCTCCAGCCGAACACCGACCTCGGTTCGTACGAGATGGTGAGCGAAGACCCGATGGTCATCGAATACACCATTAATGACAACGCCGCGTGGTCCGATGGCACACCGATCACGGTGGCCGACGTCGTCATGGCCTGGGGCGTTCAGAACGCCGAGATGACCAACGCCGACGGCGATCCGCTGTTCAACTCGGTGTCGCAGGACATGGGCACGGATGTCCCCGAGGGGCCGCAGGGCGAGCCAGATGGCAAGACCTTCACGGTGGAATTCGCTGCCCCGAACCCGGACTGGCAGCTGCTGACCTGGCTGCTGGACCCGGCGCACGTGGTGGCCGAGCAGGCCGGGATCAGCACCGAGGATTTGGTCACGGCCATCCGCGAGGGCGATGCCGAGGCGCTGGCCCCGGTGGCTGAGTTCTGGAACACCGGCTGGAACACGAACCCGGGCGAGCTGCCGGAGGAATCCATGGTTCCGGTCTCCGGACCGTACAAGCTCAAGTCGTGGGAGCCCGGCCAGTCCGTCACGCTTGAGGCCAACGAGGAGTACTACGGCGAGGCGATGGCCCCGCAGAACGACGAGCTGGTCTTCCGCTTCGTCGCTCCGGACGCCATGGTCCAGGCCCTTGAGAACGGTGACGTGAACGTCATCGAACCGCAGGCCACCGTCGATACGCTCGATCAGCTCGAGGGCATTGGTGACGCGGTCAACGTGCACCAGTACGACACCCTGATCTGGGAGCACCTGGACTTCAACTTCGGTGAGGGTTCGGTGTTTGCAGACAACCTCGAACTGCGTGAAGCGTTCGCTATGTGCGTTCCGCGTCAGCAGATCGTCGAGAACCTGATTCAGCCGCTGAACCCCGAAGCCCAGGTCATGAACCTGCGCGAGTACTTCCCGTTCCAGGACGAGTACTCCGAGGTGGAGGAATACGCCTACGACGGCCGCTATGATGAGGCGGATGTCGAGGGTGCGAAGGAGATCCTCGAGGCGAACGACGCCGTGGGCACCGAAGTGCGGATCGGCTACTCCGCTCCGAACCCCCGCCGTACCGACGAGGTCGCCATGATCAAGTCCTCCTGTGACGAGGCCGGCTTTGTGATCGAGGACGCCGGCAACGCCGACTTCTTCGAGCCGGGCGGCACGCAGGAGCGCGGCGACTACGAGGTCGCGCTGTTCGCTTGGGCTGGCTCCGGCCAGATCGTCTCCGGCGAGAACATCTACGCCACGGATAACCCGCAGAACTACGGCCAGTACTCGAATGAAGAAGTGGACGCGCTCTGGGAGGAAGTCCGCACCTCGGTCGATCCTGAGGTCCACATGGAAGCCAAGAAGGATATCGAAAAGATCCTCTGGGATGACCTCTTCGGCATCCCGCTGTTCGCCCACCCGGGCGTCGGTGCTTCGAGCGCCTCCATCGAGAATGTTCAGGGCACGCCGACGCAGAACGGCATTGTCTGGAACGCCTACGAATGGAACCGCGCCGAGTAATCGGTAGCTGAGGCGATACACAGCCACGTGTGGGGCCCGGCGCATCCGCGCCGGGCCCCACACGGTGCCTGCGCTCAGTCCCCGCGGCGACCTCTAAGGATTGACTTCCCGTGCTTAAATTTATTCTCCGGCGATTCGGCGCCTCGATCGGGGTCCTCTTTGCGGCATCCGTGCTGCTATACGTCCTCGTCATTAACTCCGGGGACCCGCTGAAGGACCTTCGCGAGTCCAATGCCGAAAACCGCGACCTCCTGATCGAGCGACGCGTTGAATACATGAACCTCGACATGCCGTGGTACCAGCGCTATTTAGACTGGTTGATCGGCGTCGGCAAGTGCTTCAAACTCGAATGCGACCTCGGAACCAACCGATCCGGCGTCGAGGTGAACTCACTGCTGGCACTCGCGGCCAGCTCGACGCTGCGCCTGGTGCTTTTGGCGACCGTGATCGCTCTGGTCCTCGGTATTCTGATCGGTGTCCTGACGGCAGTGCGCCAGTACTCCGGGCTGGATTACGGCGTCACGTTCATGACGTTCCTCTTCTTCTCGCTGCCGATCTTCTGGGCCGCCGTGCTGCTCAAGGAGTACCTGGCCATCGGCTATAACGACTGGATCAGAGATCCGTCGTTTACACCCGTTCAATTGATCGTCACGGGGCTAATCGTCGGCTTCCTCATGCAGGTCTTCCTCGCCGGATCCACGCGACGGCGCATCATCACCTTCGCGGCCACGGCCATTTTCGTCGCCGTCGCGCTGCCCACGCTCACGGCTCTCGATTTCTACCGCAATCCGCAGCTGGGCTACATCGGCGTCGCGGTGTTGACGTTCGTCTTCGCCCTGGGGGCGACGGCCGCCGCCGCCGGCCTCAAGGACCAGCGCGTTCTTCGCCCGGCCCTCATCACGGCCGCGTTGGCGAGCGTGCTGCAGATCGTCCTCGTCAACGTCTTCATCTACTACATCAACTGGTGGATCATCATTGCCGGCGGCATCCTCGCCGTCGTGATTCCTTATTTCATCGGGCGGGCCATGGGAGGACGGCGTGCCTCGTTGGCCGCGGGTGTGGCCGCGGCGACGGGATTCGTTGGCGCCGGACTCACCGTCGTCGATCACCTGTTCCGCAATTGGGACAACTTCTTGGCGATGAAGCCGCGACCCATCTCGACGATTGGCTCGCAAACGCCCAACTTTGGCGGCAATTTCTGGGAAACCGTGCTGGACCAGGGCACGCAGCTCTTGCTGCCAACGCTGGTCCTGACGCTCGTGTCGCTGGCGAGCTATAGCCGCTACACGCGCTCGTCGATGTTGGAAGTCAATGAGCAGGACTACATCCGCACCGCACGTTCCAAGGGCCTGGCCGAGCGCACGGTGATTTTCCGCCACGCGTTCCGCAACGCGCTCATCCCGATCGCCACCATCGCCGCGTTCGACTTCGCTGGCCTCATCGGCGGCGCCGTCATCACGGAGAGCGTGTTCGGTTGGAAAGGCATGGGCGAGCTCTTCCGCACGGGTCTGGACCAAGTCGACCCGGCGCCCGTCATGGCGTTCTTCCTGGTCACCGGTACGGCGGCGATTCTTTTCAACCTGCTGGCGGATATCTTCTACGCAATTCTTGACCCGAGGATCAGGGTATGAGCACCAACATGAATGAGAACAAGACTCCCACCGCCGACGAGTTCTCGCTGGCGGAAGCGGAGGACGCGGCGCTGGCGGCGAAGTCTGGCGACTCGCTCTCGCAGGGCCAATTGGTCCGCCGGCGTTTCTTCAACCACAAGGGCGCCATGATCTCCATCGTGGTCCTGGTCTTCATTACCGTCATGGCGTTCACCTCGATCGGGTTTGCGGGCATTCCCGGCTGGTGGGGGAAGAGCTACCTTGATGCCGGAACGGTGGTCAACGGCGGCAAGCCCACGTTGAGCCTCGTCCCCACGTGGCTCGGGGGCGAAGGCATTCGGTGGGGTGAGCACCCCTTCGGCCAGGAAAACACGGGCAAGGACTACTTCGCCCTCGTGATGCAGGGAACGCAAAAGTCGCTCATCATCGCCTTCGTGGTGGGACTCGTCACTACGGTCATCGGCGCGGTCATTGGCGCCGTCGCCGGGTACTTCCGTGGGTGGGTCGACTCGCTGCTGATGCGTCTGACCGACCTCGTGATCGTCATCCCGCTTCTCGTGTTGGCTGCCGTGCTGGGTCAGATCGCCGGCAACACCAGCGGGTCCATCATGCTGCTGGCGGTCATTTTGGGCCTCGTAACGTGGACGGGACTGGCCCGCCTGGTGCGCGGCGAGATTTTGTCGCTGCGTGAACGCGAATTCGTGGCCGCCGCCCAGTCCATGGGCGCGACCTCAGGCCGCATTATCTTCAAGCACCTGCTGCCCAACACCATCGGCGTGATCGTGGTCAACGCGACGTTCGCGATTGCCGCGGCCATCCTGTTGGAGACATCCCTGAGCTATCTGGGGTTCGGCGTGCAGCCGCCGGAGTCCTCGCTGGGCCTGCTGATCAGTCAGTTCCAGAACGCGTTCACCAACCGGCCGTGGCTGTTCTGGTGGCCGGGCATGATCATCTTGGTGATCGCCCTGTCGGTGAACTTCATCGGTGACGGCCTGCGGGACGCGTTTGATCCGCGCCAGACGCACAAGCGCAGCAAGAAGAAGAAAGCGAAGGACAACGCATGAACGCCAGCACCACGACGGCCGCGCCCGTCCTGAGCTTCCGCGACCTCAAGGTCAGCTTTGACACCGAATTCGGCAGCGTGGACGCGGTCAAGGGCCTCAGCCTCGACGTTCATGCCGGTGAGGTCGTCGCCCTGGTCGGCGAATCCGGTTCGGGTAAGTCGGTGACGTCGACGGCGGCGATGGGCCTGCTTCCCGCCAATGCGCACATCACCGGTAGCGCCAGCGTTGTGGGCCACGACGTCGTCTCCATGGCCCCGGAAGCGGTGCGTAAGCTCCGCGCCACCGAGGTGGCCATGGTGTTTCAGGAACCGATGACCGCCTTGAACCCGGTCCTGACGGTCGAGAAGCAGATGACCGAGGCGCTGGAACTGCACGGCATGGCCTACGGGGCGGAGGCGAAAAAGCGGGCGATCGAACTCCTGGAGCTCGTGGGCCTGCCGGATCCGGCGCGCCGCATCAAGCAATACCCGCACCAGTTCTCGGGTGGCCAGCGCCAGCGCATCGTCATCGCAATGGCGATTTCCTGCGACCCCAAAGTGATCATCGCGGATGAGCCCACGACGGCGCTCGACGTCACGGTGCAGGCGGAGATCCTCGACCTGCTGCGCCGGCTGAAGGACGAGCTGGGGACGGGAATCCTGCTCATTACGCACAGCATGGGCGTGGTGGCGGACCTCGCCGACCGCGTCGCGGTGATGTACCGGGGCAACCTCGTTGAGACGGGAGCGGCGGGGGAGGTGCTGACCCAGC from Zhihengliuella flava includes the following:
- a CDS encoding ABC transporter permease, with the translated sequence MLKFILRRFGASIGVLFAASVLLYVLVINSGDPLKDLRESNAENRDLLIERRVEYMNLDMPWYQRYLDWLIGVGKCFKLECDLGTNRSGVEVNSLLALAASSTLRLVLLATVIALVLGILIGVLTAVRQYSGLDYGVTFMTFLFFSLPIFWAAVLLKEYLAIGYNDWIRDPSFTPVQLIVTGLIVGFLMQVFLAGSTRRRIITFAATAIFVAVALPTLTALDFYRNPQLGYIGVAVLTFVFALGATAAAAGLKDQRVLRPALITAALASVLQIVLVNVFIYYINWWIIIAGGILAVVIPYFIGRAMGGRRASLAAGVAAATGFVGAGLTVVDHLFRNWDNFLAMKPRPISTIGSQTPNFGGNFWETVLDQGTQLLLPTLVLTLVSLASYSRYTRSSMLEVNEQDYIRTARSKGLAERTVIFRHAFRNALIPIATIAAFDFAGLIGGAVITESVFGWKGMGELFRTGLDQVDPAPVMAFFLVTGTAAILFNLLADIFYAILDPRIRV
- a CDS encoding ABC transporter permease, whose translation is MSTNMNENKTPTADEFSLAEAEDAALAAKSGDSLSQGQLVRRRFFNHKGAMISIVVLVFITVMAFTSIGFAGIPGWWGKSYLDAGTVVNGGKPTLSLVPTWLGGEGIRWGEHPFGQENTGKDYFALVMQGTQKSLIIAFVVGLVTTVIGAVIGAVAGYFRGWVDSLLMRLTDLVIVIPLLVLAAVLGQIAGNTSGSIMLLAVILGLVTWTGLARLVRGEILSLREREFVAAAQSMGATSGRIIFKHLLPNTIGVIVVNATFAIAAAILLETSLSYLGFGVQPPESSLGLLISQFQNAFTNRPWLFWWPGMIILVIALSVNFIGDGLRDAFDPRQTHKRSKKKKAKDNA
- a CDS encoding ABC transporter family substrate-binding protein, with the translated sequence MRLKRISKAVAAGAALGLMLSACAPADEGGEAGQGGGETAQVESIATTVGPNEFISYNGFTPETYSTYNSAIVDRLKVGFSYFDGEGVLQPNTDLGSYEMVSEDPMVIEYTINDNAAWSDGTPITVADVVMAWGVQNAEMTNADGDPLFNSVSQDMGTDVPEGPQGEPDGKTFTVEFAAPNPDWQLLTWLLDPAHVVAEQAGISTEDLVTAIREGDAEALAPVAEFWNTGWNTNPGELPEESMVPVSGPYKLKSWEPGQSVTLEANEEYYGEAMAPQNDELVFRFVAPDAMVQALENGDVNVIEPQATVDTLDQLEGIGDAVNVHQYDTLIWEHLDFNFGEGSVFADNLELREAFAMCVPRQQIVENLIQPLNPEAQVMNLREYFPFQDEYSEVEEYAYDGRYDEADVEGAKEILEANDAVGTEVRIGYSAPNPRRTDEVAMIKSSCDEAGFVIEDAGNADFFEPGGTQERGDYEVALFAWAGSGQIVSGENIYATDNPQNYGQYSNEEVDALWEEVRTSVDPEVHMEAKKDIEKILWDDLFGIPLFAHPGVGASSASIENVQGTPTQNGIVWNAYEWNRAE